The DNA sequence TAAGATTAGAATATATAACTTTATTATCATTTTTGAACAAGACCTGTTTCTTATCACTTTTTATTTCAACTAAATTATAATTTAGTACCTTTATTAACTCGTAGACAGTTTTCTTTGGAATATTTAAAACAAATTCATCGGCTAATTCATTTTCAACGGTTGTTTCTGCAATAGCTATTCTTTGAAAATCAGAAGCAGATATTTGTATTTTGTTCCCAAGCATTTTAAAATGAGCGCCATTATAAGAAATTTTTGATGATTCATTAGCAATGCAAAAATAAACTTTTTTTAACAATTTTATTAAATCACTACCCTCAATTTTAACATAATATTCAGGGGTTACCTCTGCCATTGTTGGAAAATGAGAAGGATCTATAGTAGACATTGAAAAAAAAGAATCTTTTGTTTTTAAATTTAATTTTGAGCCATCAAAGACAAATTCAATATTAGTTTTATCATCAAATTCTCGAATGATATCTAATAACTTCTTACAAGATACAGTTATCTCACCTGTTTCTATTACATTATTTTCAAAATAAGCGCAGTATCCCATTAATATATTAGATGTTTTAATATATATCTTTTTTTCTTCTGCTTTTATTAATACATTCTGTAATATAGTTTCAACAGATTTTGTACTTATGAAATCATATGCTTCATTTATAATTTTATAGATATCCTTTTTTAAACAATTAAATTTCAATTGTTTACTCCTAATATTATTACAATAATTTAAATATAGTAATCATAATACAGTATAAAATTAATGTTAACAAGTTTATTTAATACTAATTATAA is a window from the Deferribacterota bacterium genome containing:
- the dnaN gene encoding DNA polymerase III subunit beta, with the translated sequence MKFNCLKKDIYKIINEAYDFISTKSVETILQNVLIKAEEKKIYIKTSNILMGYCAYFENNVIETGEITVSCKKLLDIIREFDDKTNIEFVFDGSKLNLKTKDSFFSMSTIDPSHFPTMAEVTPEYYVKIEGSDLIKLLKKVYFCIANESSKISYNGAHFKMLGNKIQISASDFQRIAIAETTVENELADEFVLNIPKKTVYELIKVLNYNLVEIKSDKKQVLFKNDNKVIYSNLIESYIKSLSKLFEIEYNISVTLPLQRTYNALKRISTITNEISYAVIFSFKGNNLTISSLETEYGKGEEVVDNIEKTGDDIEVVFNAKLLLEILNHIESDKFYLYIVNPQSPVIIKPDENNYKYLMVTISIEG